The window CTCACGCGTTACTCACCCGTCCGCCACTAAATCCCTAAAGATTCCGTTCGACTTGCATGTGTTAAGCATACCGCCAGCGTTCATCCTGAGCCAGGATCAAACTCTCCGTTTTGATTCCTTTCTTGGCTACTCTTTTTTAACCTTAGCCCGGTTATTTTATTTACTTGACGCAGGCTACTTGTGTTATTATTGCTTTCAAACTATAATCTTTTCATGGTTCGGTTCCCTTCGAGCGAGCTTCGCTTTGCAGCGCCCCCTCTCTCAGGCACTTATCCAATATAACTAACCTTCCCCTCACTGTCAACCTCTTCTCTAAAAGTTTTTCGGAATTTTTTTGTGATATTGCTAAAAAGCTTATGAGATATAGGTTTTAGGGTATAGTATTTCTGAAAGTGATTCGAGAAATAGTACAGTCGTGAATAAAGTTGGTGTTTTACCGCCTTGGCTAGTGTTAGATCCGCTATTGCGTGGCTGGTTGTTAGAAGATATTGGTCGGGGCGATCGCACCACCAATCCCCTCCTCAGTTCAAATTCGACCTTAAAAACAGCAAAATGGCTGGCGAAAGCACCAGGAATCATTGCGGGACTACCAGTAGCAGCAAGGGTATTTCAGCTTTTAAATGAAGAAACTAGCTTTACGACTATTGTGGCTGACGGTGAATTTTGTGAACCTGGACAAGTAATAGCTGAAATTTATGGGTCATTAGATGCACTACTGATGGGGGAACGGGTCGCACTAAACTTAGCGATGCGTTTGAGTGGGATTGCTACGTTAACTTATAAATATGTAGAGGAAATTGCAGATTTCCCAGTTCAGTTTGTAGATACACGCAAAACCACACCAGGGTTAAGAATCTTAGAAAAGTATGCAACTGCTGTGGGAGGTGCGATCAATCACCGTATGGGGTTGGATGATGCTGTGATGATTAAGGACAACCATATTGCTGCGGCTGGTGGGATTAAAGAAGCAATTACCCGGATTCGCTCTCAAATACCTTATCCGTTGACGATTGAAGTGGAAACTGAAACGATAGAGCAGGTAAAAGAAGCATTAGAGTATAAAGCCGACATTATTATGTTGGACAATATGGGTCTGGATATGGTGCGTGAAGCTGTGTCTCTGATTCGTCAACACAATAGTCTTGTAAAAATTGAAGCTTCGGGAAATGTCACTTTAGAGAGTATTGCTGATTTAGCGGCGACGGGTGTTGATTACATCTCTAGTAGTGCGCCGATTACTCAGTCAAAGTGGTTGGATTTGAGTATGAAGATAGTTGGATAACAGGACTTTTGCGAGTATTACCAGTAATAGTTGAGGTGTGATACTGCCATAAGTCCTTTTATGACAGCGTTTTTCGGTTGATTCCAGTACAAGTTGATAGAGGCTAGGGACTAGGGACTAGATGAATTTACCTCATTGGGGTGAAAACCTCTGGACGGCTTGTTTTGGTTTTTATTGTCTTGACTTAAGTTTCAAGCATCTGTATTGACTCACTGGAAAGTGTGCTTGGAAATTTATGATTTTTAAGTATTTATGACTATTGCATATTTCTTAAATCAGAATTATTCTGACTTACATGGCAGAATTTAATTAACCGCCCATACATAAACTGCTGAAGAGGTAAATATGGCTGTTATCGACAGAGTTCCTGACGTTTTATTTAAAACCCGTGTGCGTGACGAGTCTGTACCTGGGCCTAATCCTTACCGTTGGCAAGACCGCACTACTCAAGATATTTTTGGTGGCAAGCGTGTTGTAGTCTTCTCTTTACCAGGAGCTTTTACTCCTACTTGTTCTACTTCCCATTTGCCACGCTATGAAGAACTATATGATGAATTCAAAGCTTTAGGCGTTGATGAAATAATTTGTATTTCTGTAAATGATGCCTTTGTCATGTTCCAATGGGGTAAACAACAAGGCGCAAATAAAGTATTTTTACTTCCTGATGGTAATGGCGAGTTTACTCGCAAAATGGGTATGTTAGTAGATAAGTCTAACCTGGGCTTTGGGATGCGCTCTTGGCGTTACTCAATGGTGGTTGATGATGGCAAAATTGAAAAGATTTTCATTGAACCAGGGTTTTTAGATAACTGTCCTACCGATCCTTTTGAAGTTTCAGACGCAGATACAATGCTGGCTTACCTCAAGGAAGCAAAGACACCTGTAACTGCTTAAATACAATAATTTGTAGTTGATAATGCGTAATTCGTAATCGTTAATTTAATTGCGAGTTACGCATTACGCATTAGTAATTATTCATGGGGGAGACATGAGTTACGATTTTGATTTATTCGTAATTGGTGCAGGTTCTGGAGGAATTGCCACTGCTAGAAGGGCGGCAGAATATGGCGCTAAAGTGGGAATTGCCGAGTTTGATAGACTGGGTGGAACCTGCGTTAATCGTGGCTGTGTTCCTAAAAAATTGATGGTTTATGCTTCTCATTTTCCTGATGTATTTGCAGAATCTCAAGGGTATGGTTGGAGTCCTGTTGAGAGTAATTTAGATTGGGAAAAGATGATTACGGTGGTGAACAATGAAGTAACCCGCCTGAATGGAATTTACCAAAGAATGTTGGATAATTCCAAAGTTGAGGTGTTGCAAGGATATGGTAAATTTGTTGACCCTCACACTATTATTGTTGGGGAACGCCAAGTCACCGCAGATAAAGTACTAATTGCTGTTGGTGGAAAACCTGTCAGACCAAATATTTTGGGAATTGAACATGCGATTACTTCTGATGATATTTTTCACCTCAAAGAACAACCCAAGCGCATCGTAATTTTAGGTGGAGGTTATATTGGTTGCGAATTTGCCTGTATTTTAAAGGGATTAGGTAGTGAAGTTACACAGGTGATTCGTGGAGATAAGATTTTGCGTGGTTTTGATGAAGATATCCGCAGTGAAATTCAGCAGTCGATGATTAACCACGGTATTCGGATTCTGAATAATATTGAACTAATTGCTATTGATAAAAGTGCAGAAGGTGTAAAGGTTACAGTCAAAGGTAGTGGAGATAGTGAGGAAACAGTAGTTGCTGATGCTGTGAGTTTAGCGGCTGTTGGTCGTAAACCCAATACCCAACATCTTGGTTTAGAAAATACCACAGTTCAGCATCGAGATGGGGCAATTTTGGTAGATGAGTACAGTCGCACCCATGAAGAAAATATCTATGCAGTGGGAGATTGTACAAATAAAATTAATTTGACTCCTGTTGCGATTAATGAAGGTCGAGCGTTGGCAGATACGGTGTTTGGTGGTAAATCTCGAATCATGAGTTATGCTAACGTGCCGACAGCTATTTTCACGACACCGGAAGCTGCAACTGTTGGTTTAACGGAAGCGGAAGCAAGAGAAAAATACGGGGATGCGGTGAAAATTTATAAATCGCGCTTTCGCCCAATGTATTACACTCTGACAGGTAAAGATGAAAAAACCTTGATGAAGCTGATCGTTGATCAGAATACTGATAAGGTCGTAGGGGCGCACATGGTGGGGAATAGTGCGGCTGAGATTATTCAAGGAGTAGCGATCGCTGTTAAGATGGGTGCTACCAAAGCTGATTTTGATGCAACTGTCGGTATTCATCCAACTTCGGCTGAAGAATTCGTGACTATGCGTTAAAAATCTCTGAGGTTGAGCAAGTGTTTGGCTGTAATAGCTATCAAGCTTGCTCAACCCAGTGTGATTTTGGGCAAGTTAAGGGTCAAGTACTATTTGGAGGCGTTAACTGATGACCCAAACCCAAGCTGAACCAAAGTTATACACCTTTGATGAGTTTATCGAATGGTATCCCGAAAAATCAGAAGTTCGTTACGAATTGTATGATGGGGTGATTGTCGAAATGCCTAAACCTACGGGCGAACATTCTGATTTAGCTGGTTTTTTGATTGAAGAATTACTCATCACAATTAGAGAGATGGGTAAGCGTAGCATTTGGACTATTCCTAAAGAATCTATTATTAAGCCGCACCGCGACAAGTCTGGATATGAACCGGACATTATTGTGTTAAATCAAGAAACTATCGATACTGAGACACGCTGGAAAAAAGAATCTGTTATTCAAAATGCGACTTCGGTAAAACTAATAGTTGAAGTAGTTTCAACCAATTGGCAGGATGATTACTACGATAAACTTCGTGACTATGAAGGTATGGGTATCCCAGAATATTGGATTGTCGATTATGCTGCACTGGGCGGGCGCAAATTTATTGGTAATCCCAAACAACCTACCATTTTTGTGTGCGAGTTAATTGACGGAGAATATCAGATGACTCCGTTTAGAGGAACAAACCGTATTATATCGCCGACTTTCCCGGAGTTGAAATTAACAGCGCAGGAGGTTTTTGACTCGGTATCTTCAGATTAGGCATTCAATGTATAATTGCTGAGTATTTCGTGTCTTTATTTATTGTTCAAACTATTAAATGATTACCCTTACACCAGAGGAAATTGCTCAGTTTCG is drawn from Aulosira sp. FACHB-615 and contains these coding sequences:
- the nadC gene encoding carboxylating nicotinate-nucleotide diphosphorylase codes for the protein MNKVGVLPPWLVLDPLLRGWLLEDIGRGDRTTNPLLSSNSTLKTAKWLAKAPGIIAGLPVAARVFQLLNEETSFTTIVADGEFCEPGQVIAEIYGSLDALLMGERVALNLAMRLSGIATLTYKYVEEIADFPVQFVDTRKTTPGLRILEKYATAVGGAINHRMGLDDAVMIKDNHIAAAGGIKEAITRIRSQIPYPLTIEVETETIEQVKEALEYKADIIMLDNMGLDMVREAVSLIRQHNSLVKIEASGNVTLESIADLAATGVDYISSSAPITQSKWLDLSMKIVG
- a CDS encoding peroxiredoxin, which codes for MAVIDRVPDVLFKTRVRDESVPGPNPYRWQDRTTQDIFGGKRVVVFSLPGAFTPTCSTSHLPRYEELYDEFKALGVDEIICISVNDAFVMFQWGKQQGANKVFLLPDGNGEFTRKMGMLVDKSNLGFGMRSWRYSMVVDDGKIEKIFIEPGFLDNCPTDPFEVSDADTMLAYLKEAKTPVTA
- the gor gene encoding glutathione-disulfide reductase → MSYDFDLFVIGAGSGGIATARRAAEYGAKVGIAEFDRLGGTCVNRGCVPKKLMVYASHFPDVFAESQGYGWSPVESNLDWEKMITVVNNEVTRLNGIYQRMLDNSKVEVLQGYGKFVDPHTIIVGERQVTADKVLIAVGGKPVRPNILGIEHAITSDDIFHLKEQPKRIVILGGGYIGCEFACILKGLGSEVTQVIRGDKILRGFDEDIRSEIQQSMINHGIRILNNIELIAIDKSAEGVKVTVKGSGDSEETVVADAVSLAAVGRKPNTQHLGLENTTVQHRDGAILVDEYSRTHEENIYAVGDCTNKINLTPVAINEGRALADTVFGGKSRIMSYANVPTAIFTTPEAATVGLTEAEAREKYGDAVKIYKSRFRPMYYTLTGKDEKTLMKLIVDQNTDKVVGAHMVGNSAAEIIQGVAIAVKMGATKADFDATVGIHPTSAEEFVTMR
- a CDS encoding Uma2 family endonuclease yields the protein MTQTQAEPKLYTFDEFIEWYPEKSEVRYELYDGVIVEMPKPTGEHSDLAGFLIEELLITIREMGKRSIWTIPKESIIKPHRDKSGYEPDIIVLNQETIDTETRWKKESVIQNATSVKLIVEVVSTNWQDDYYDKLRDYEGMGIPEYWIVDYAALGGRKFIGNPKQPTIFVCELIDGEYQMTPFRGTNRIISPTFPELKLTAQEVFDSVSSD